From the Coffea eugenioides isolate CCC68of chromosome 1, Ceug_1.0, whole genome shotgun sequence genome, the window ATTTTTATTCTGACATGCATGACTAATTTTATTAAACTAACATTCATATTCATGAGGGTTCTTTAGGTGTgataatggaaaaaaaaaatttgtatgtCTAAATTTCAGATTCAGCTCTTTAACATGCCTAGTTCCATGTTAACTTTAAGACAACAAGAAGATAAGTAAATCTTCTCAAACTTGCTCAAGCAATTGCATGCAATCCAAAATTTAAAGAGTactctttaatttcttttttggggtgttttgaGCACTGCATAAATCATGCAAAGGAGCAAAAGACTTATTGTTTGAGTGCATTCCGCTGAATAAGTATAAAATCTTCTGGTTTCTGTAGTTTCTTCAAACAGCATGTGGAAGTTCTTAGACTTTCACCTAAAATAGTCAAGGAGGAGATtcatgtgtttatttgtttcaGCAGAAGACAATTTTAAAGAAACTTTAGGAGTTAGGAGTTAGGACtaccaaataaacaaataaataatacCAAGGCTATACACATTTTTATAAGAGCAAATCTGAGATCCTAGTCCTGCTATTTGATGGACCATTAGTAGTAAAAATCACTGTTATAGCTAAATTATGGCATAATCAAATGTgttttgaaggaaaatatgcAATGATTGGCCAGGGCTCTCAGTTTTACAGTTCCCCTAAGAGCACCTTCAAGAAGTAGGTGATACCATGGAACACTATCAAAATCAATCACCTTTCCAACCAAAGCGAATATTGCTGCCTCATTTATATAAAAACAGTGGGAATACTTGATAACTAGCAGCAATGATCTAGTCCTCCTGGATTAGCAAAGACAAAACCATCAATTCCAGCTCTGCAATCAAAGGATGTAGAAGTACTATATTAATCAGTGCACCTGAAAACAAGCATCAAATCTGTATAGTTCTTCTCACAAGTTCAAGGACCTTCCAGATCTACTAAAGGAATTGCTTGAAGGATTAATGTGGTCTTCACCAAGACCTAAGTTAATAGTTCAGTCGGAGAAAACAAAAACATCCATAAGATTAAGTTTTTCCTGGAAGCATGTCATGAGTAGAAGTCACACAAGCTCAATAAATTATCCAAGAAATCACAATTCCAAATTAAAATCTCAGTAAACCAAGATTTCCTTATATGGAACCCAACAATCAGTTGCCTTgactttctttttctcattATGATGCCTGTTACAAGGAGATCATAATCGTTTtagggaaaaatgcaattttattcCCGGATGTTTGACCTGTATGCGAAATTGGTCCCTAATGCTTtggccaaattttcaaaatttgtaatcTTAGGTAGATTTAGGACAATTAACGAAATAGAATAATAACTAACAGTCAACATCAAATTACTGTTAATCAACAACTTTGATTTTACGCTTTCGATCCCCAATGTTTTGACTTTGAATCATTATATTTCTctaaattttaaataatgataTTAAAGGTTTGAGCATGAATTCAGATACAAATTAGAATGAAATAGTTTTATATGGATAATCaaaattaattatgataattaaacttctttttcttctttcttattttttttccaaaaatagctTTTATTGAATTCACTAGAAGTGTACAATAAGCTCTGCATCTATTACATCATAGCTTTGTTTCCTGTGTCTGTCAGCACTGTATACTCCAATGCCTCTATCTCTATAGTAACTAAGTATTTAGTTTATGACTCATATATACCTATAACACCTATCTAGTTCATCaaacacttatcaagtccccATTCGAGCATTAGTTCCAAATTTTCCTTTGTTCTTGGAGCACTCTCCCAAGATTGGACAAAATTTACAATTGCTGCAACAAGTTGAAATTGGTTTTGCTGGTTTGCTTAAAGATCCTGCTGTTCCTCTCTTGCCATAAGTGCCAAACAGTCGTAGAGAGAATAGCCTTCTAAGTTGAGTTGCAAAGGATTCACCCTTCAAGAAAACACTCCACCAATGCACCTCCATCTGCCAGCACATCTCCTCTATATAAAAgacacatttttttttgggtacttTTTGCCAAACTGACTTAGCAAAAGTACACGCAAAAAACAAGTGGTCTACTGACTCAATTCCCCCACAGAGTACACATGTTAAATCAACATTCTGCATTCCCCATTTTCTCAGTCTATCTTTTGTCATCAGCTTTCCTTGTACAGCCAACCATAAAGTAAAAGAAAGCTTCGGAATGCAACCCTTTCCCCACACCATTTTATGCCACTTCACAATTTCATCACTAGGGAATATCCTCATTGCAGATATGATAGAGAACATACCTGTTGATGAGCCTAGCCACCTCACATGGTCCTCTCTATGTGCGTTTTGCAATAGAGATGTAGGAGTTGCATCCTTCAAATCCTAACCAAGAGAGTTAAGTCTTCTTCCACGAGGCCATTTCCGGCACTTGTAATGAATAAAATCAGCCACCTCAGATCTTGTATTTAGTCCCAAGTTCTTGAGCAAGGGTATGGGGTATATCTTGTAGAGTGGTCCGGACGGATGCCAAGAATCATACCAAAATGACGTTTGGGCTCCATTGCCTATAGAAGTGCATATAAATGGCTGAGCTAGAACTCtacattttattatttttctccaaATCCAAAAACAGCCAGCAGTTGTAGCTCCCAAAAACTTCTCCCATTCAGTATTACTGAATGTATCCACATCACCCCTAAATTGCCTTTTTTACTACAAATGTTTCACACTAGCTTTAAGATAAAGCACACATTCCATTGtgcaatgttttttttttaaattcccaAACCAccttcttattttatttattcatgctaataatatattatatgttTCTCTTCTTTTGCATAGTTAATCTCAAATTTGatataatatatgtatattactgtTTTTCACTATTAATAATTAATTGATAatgagttttattatttttatatataatgtTTCTCACCATTCTCTCATTGAGCATCTAATTCCCCATTGGGCAATCGTTAGAGTTTAGTTCAAATGTTAGACTTTTAGAAATGCAAGTTTATTTAGGAAAAGTGCATAAATGTAAGGGAAGTAAGAATTTttagtatgtgtatatatatagtagTTTAGATGGAATTTATGTGCATTAATGAGTGCCCAATAGGTACTCATCAGAAAGATCCTTTTTCTAAAAGCATATGTGATATTTAACTGATGAGAAATAGGGAAGTTTCCTTAAAAAAATTGGTATTGGTGAAAGTTTACttaatttggtgtttaaattatataattatgtataatGCCATTAATTTGGTATTCAAATTATTGTCTTGTTTACAATTGTTAGTAAAATTGATTAATTCTAAACATTTCCAAATTATTGTATTGTTTACAATTGTTAGGGAACTTAATTAATTCTAAACATTTTCCCTTAATTTGGTATTATAGTTAATAGATAGTCGTGCTTATTTCTGTTATGGTTAATAAGTAAAACTAAGGAAATTGATGGTGGTTTCATTTATTACGAGGTTTATAACGTTTGATTGTTTGCTATAAGTTTGGTAAAACTATTTATgctcttattttattttgtaaaatcaCAGGCAACTATGTGGCATGCCATGTTTGAAAGTGTCtacttttaaacttttttttaaagCTGTATTAGGTAAGGTTAGGACATTTAAATAGATTATCATATGATACGTGGAAACTGTCTAATATTAAGTAATGTATTTACGTTAGTATCTATTCCatatgtttaaaagtaattatAATGattaaaattaatcaaatttcttaaaaaagagaaTGGAGAATTAGATCCTTAATGAGAGAATTGACCTGAAAATCCCTCATacaatacatacatacatacatatatacatacatattattGAGTTTGACTCATAGTGATCATTTATCAAAGAATGACTCTGGTTATTAATTGATTGAACAATCTGGAGCAATTTACTTATGATACTTAGTTGACATTCATAAAAAATATCTAATGAATTATAGGTAGATATTGAATCCTGGGTAAAAATCAATACTAAGAGGTATCAAAATACTAAGATTTATATATgtggataatttcaaaaacttccCTTGATGTTTTTGACAATTACACATAAATACCCtctaatataaaaaaattatactacCCTCATTTCCTATCTGGCTTCAATCAATTGCAATTCAAATACTTCCTATTCGGTTTCATTGTGCTCCGATTAAAGAAATAAAGGAAACCATGTATTCTATTTTCTTCTAATTAAAACATCAATTACCTTCTTTTATCCAAACATGAATATGTAGACGTGCACTTGGAGcgcttctctctcttttttttttgttttttttttataaatccTGAAATTTAATTTGcgtaaaaaaagaagaagaagaaaaagtagTAGTGTCTCTTGCATAATCATTCACTCATTTTCCAGATTACATCATTCATCAACGCCAAAACATCATGgacaattattattttttcctaGTCCTCCAAAGAAAATGGTATCTCCCTAATTAAATTGCTTTCCAAGAACTGCATTGTAGCAATTTGGATTGTCGACGCGAACTTTAAAGTTTCCAGCAGGCTTCAAATTGTTTGATTCATCGATTACTTGAAGGGCTCTGATAAAACTTGATCCTCCAAATTTTTCTTGAGCAAAATGGCCATTTGAGTTGTAGTGTGCTGCCCATCTATAATTGTAGAGTTTAGCACCTCTCCACCCCATCCGATCACTGAAACACTTTCAGCCAGGTCTGAGAATATGGGAGGCAGGCCAGTAACCAATTATTTTATCGGCCGTTTTCCATGCTGGCCACCAAACATCTTGTTTTGGGTCCTAAAGAAATTTAGTTTACCCTCTAGATCAAATTTTCAAGTACGAGGAAAAAACAATTTGGAGCAAGGGAAGAAGCAAGAATCAAGATGATTAGAAAAAAGTATGTTAATTATAAGATGGTAAACCTTTTAACAGCTAATCTATGCTGATTTCTCaaccattttgattcttgttaCCTTCCAAATACGGAAGCCGAGTTCATATTGGGGTCCACGATAGGTAGAAATCCGATAAATGCCGCCTCCCAATACTACGTCTGGATTCGTGTGAACAAAGCCAGGGCAGTCCAAGTTGTAACACCCCGTTGGAATGATAGCTCATCAATGTTTTTAAATCCAAACCAGAGAGTGAACCGGAAAAACTTTGGATTTATGGTTCGATCGATTCAACTGATTTGACTCCGGTTCAAaggtttaataaattttattcattttagtattaagaattttgaataaaactaaattatttattttagaaaataaatacttaataaAAATCGGTTGAACCTCCCGATTTTTACCGGTTTAACTGATTCATGACCGATTTTGATCGATTCAATTAATTCTTTGATTTTTTAATTGAATTGGATCGGAAGCATGATCGATTCGCTGTTCAATCGGTTGAATCGATCGGTCTGAtccgatttttaaaacattggtttATACAACTAGATTAATAAGGAAATTTAGATTAGATGTAATGGCTTACAGTCCAGTAGGTGAAGGGTCTTGCTGTATTATCTCCATTAAGATTTGGGAGTACCTGTTATTTTAATAAGCAAATTAAGCAAATCATGGAATATGAGCCAAATGCTCAAGTGTTTATAGTTTAACAAGAAAATGAgtagtttgaaaaaaaaaattatagggATGAATTACCATCCAACCAGCTTCATTGGAGTTGACCTTTGCATCAGGAATTCCAAGAATCCAGATTTGAGACGAGCTAAAGTCTTGGTTTTGAACTTGGGGTTTCCAAAGGTTTAGATATGCCTTTGTCCCAAAGTACTTGCCACCTTGCACGTATGCAAATGCACGCTAAAAATTGAAACGGAAACAATTCAAAGAACAGGAAAATCAAactaaaatacaaaaattaatgaattcaaattcctccacaattAGTGTTCTATGATAAGATTCTATTCATATACAAAACTAGACAGCCAATATCGAGACGGATCGAGAAAAAGTTTACATTGGCGGGATGAGTTTTAATACTAGTGTAAAAcggttttaaatttttgttggtttaaaagttcaatttttttttaaaaaaaaaatcaattttctaCGAGAGacaaatcaaaatttttgaaacttacCGGGCCAACCCGGTAACATGGGTCCGCCCTTGGCCAATGTTATCCTAATGGTGTTTGAGTAGCAAGAATATTCTACAGTGCAATGATAATTGTTTCAAGTGATTGTACCATATGTATCAGAACTTTAACAATTGTGGGAAGGTATAAATATTTAATACCTTTATCTAAACAAGAATTTTCTTGATGTTTGCCTTCACATcaattggagaaatttggagAATGTTTTTGTGCTTCTTCTTGGCATATCTCTTGAGATTACTTGGATTTTGGTGTCTTCTGATTCCCTCAGGACACCTCCCATTCAACTGCCATAACTGAGTGATTTTATCATCCTCCCCATGGCCTTCAAAATCGAATGCATCATTCTCACCAATAATACCTTCCTCTGGGTGATAACTAGGCCTCCTCTGCAACATCCAAACATATACATTTTGCTTTCATCAAATAAAACAATTACCAAACGTATTCAAATGTTTACATATAAATCTAGAGAATTTTCCTTTGTATTGCTTTTAAGTAGAACAAAAATGCTCACCAGAATAGCATGGTTTTTGAGCAAAGGATGATCAAATGCTGGCTGATCATAAATATGAATGCAGTCAAAGGATGATTGTTGCCCAATTCGAATTGTTTGTTACCATTTATATTTTTGTAGACTTCTAGCCTTTACTATTTGCCTAACATTGAAATTATGGTAAGTCTTAACAGCTTTGTTACTATTTCCCATTCTAACTTGCTATTTgtgaaaaaagggaaaaggattAAGAACAGCAATTAGGATCCGATGTAACAAGTTATGATTTCTAATTGAATTTAGATTTAATTTCcatagataaataaataaataaatatatcacataatttttttttggaaaaatcgttcaaaacatccctcacattttgcaaaataactttTTCTGTCCTTCACTTTTTAAAATGTAATTTTATGTCcattacaaattcacattggtcaaatttggtccctacttagatttccgactagtttttggtcggaattcaccacgtgccttgcacatgatcatattttaaggacaaaattgtcaaatcaaattttatataattcgattcataatccctcacatttcataaattaaattttttcgtcccttacattttcacaaaatgaattttttcatccttcacatttttcaaaatgaattttttcatcttttattgatcatgtgtgtgaataattttttttaaatccatgtatatatctattttatttcatctgaacagtacgaatagcatttgaaatcaaataaagatatattacatactattcgtactgctcaagtgaaatcaaatagatatatacatgggtttaaaaaaattgtaaaaaattgttagtttttcacttatattcattttcttttactcaaaatttgaaaataaaaaagacatTGAATCTTAAATATTATCGAgtatttatatcgaattaaatttggacagaaaaaataaacaaaagaaaagtatgacaaaaagaaataagtgattggcattttcaaaatttaagacaatcacaagacaagtaattcaactgttggtcttaaaagtgtcgagtagaaatttcatatttaaactgaaatttgttagcacaattatagaattcgagttaggacccattaattagatgaccttattatacaattcaataaataaattattatcaaaagagaaatgtcacaaatattgaataggttcaaatggtgaaatcatataaatatatacatgggcttcaaacaaaattattagttttaaacccctatatatatctattgaatagcatgtgtatAACTATGATTAGCATGTTTAGATGAAATCCAATAGAGATAAATTGCATGTTATTCATACTGTTCAGATAAAATCAAATAGGCATATACGTgggtttataaaaaaaaaaaaaaaaaaagctattcatacacatgatcaatgaaggatgcaaaaattcattttgaaaaatgtgagggacgaaaaaattcattttgtgaaatgtgagaaactatgaatcagattatgtaaaaatttgatttgacaattttgcccttcaaaaataatcacatgcaagtcacgtggtggattccggccaaaaactAGTCAGAAACCTAGGTGAGGATTAAATTTGgtaatgtgaatttgtaagggacgtaaaattacacttttaaaagtgagggacaaaaaaagttatcttgtaaaatatgagggacgttttgaacgatttttctttttttttacatatttgGTAGTATGCTATACATATTCATTTAGTCGGCATAGTATACATGCTCATTGCATGCCAGGTGTGCTTACACAATTTTCTAGCTATAAAGCTTATTTAAATGCAGTTCCATCTTTTCCTTCAATAATACATTTTTAATTCTTGCTCATTAATTTAATGGAGTATATGCCTATTCTGGTGTGGATCAATGCTAATTAAGCTTGATTCTTGCAACATAAATTCATTtatggaagaaaagaaaaaaaatattagagTATACAACTgttccttattttttttaattaagaaCAATTAGAAAAGGATACACTCTATCGTccgtatatataataaaaagCTATTCACCTATTTATCTAATTCCAATGCTTATTCAATTTCATTTCTCTCTCAATAAGTGAGCATTATCATATgcgtgtatgtgtgtgtgtgtgtctatatacatatatgtatgtatgtatgtatatctAGATTTGATTTTAGAATGTTGATGACTTAGCTACTTTTACCTTCTACCAAGTGGAATATCTATCTGTCTAGTACATGAACCTATTTAATGTTTATggtttttgatatttttattctttttctttttttttgaaaaaaattattctcTTTCCTTTTTGACTTCCTTATTTATAacaattttcaattaatttattattttccaCATTATATGCATTTGTATTTATtattcttttctaaattttttttatcaatcaacttatagtttttttttatttctctccAATCACATCTTGTAAATTATTATTTGGCTTGATTATATATTAGAAGTTACTATtactaaattttgaaaattttagtgtaaagaaaaatcaaattcCGCTTATTTGTTTCCTTCAATCAATGCTAATATCAAAATGAAGacaatttaattttaaattttaaacttttttcCATTGATGACCACCTTAGTTTTATCCCATTGGTCAATAACAATAATTCCGTCCCATAATGCTCAGTGTGAACAAACTCaaatttcattttgatttctaccaAAAACTAATAGTGAAATCGAGGatacttaaaaaataaaatatattcAATTAGTTTAACAGGATATTGGTTCATATTGTGGTTATGCATAGGTTTGAGTACTCTTGGAATATGTAGACTCATTTTTCATCCATTTTGTTTTCTACTCTGCACGTTGTTTGGATGTTCAAATATAAGAGATTCATAGAATTCCATAGTTATATGATAATAGTTGTTGGatttggtgggataaaacccaaatccAACAATAGTAATAATTTTGCTTTTGCGCTTTATCCTTTCAATTTatgaaaaataatatacaaCATTTTCTCGCTCTTCCTTTTAATCTttactttattttcttttcatggGATAATAATGAAATATTATTGACTGTTTAATCCTCCCATGCCTTCCTTCTTAAATCTTACTCTTTCCtgctaaaaaataataaaaatatgattaaatgTGTTATGATACTACTTGATCCAATTTTTACCGATCTACATACTGTTGCCAATGAAGTGATGGTTGCTAGCATGTCACCTAGTTTGTGgaaggaaaatcaagaaaacCTTATGAATGAACCGATTAGGTGAAATGAGAATGCATGTATTATGCTAACTTCTAGGACGATTGCTATTCATTCTGCCTTGAGCAGTCTCAAGGACTTAAAAATTTGTGCCAAGAATAACTGATTAAGAAGGAAAGAATACACAAACAATGACCAATGGCTAAAGCTAATGAATTATAAAACATGAAATATGCTAGAAAAGTCATGAAGATTGCTCGGAAATGGAAATAACATTCAAACTAGTCTTGCTGATTTGTACAAAGACAGACATGAAACTACTGAAAATAT encodes:
- the LOC113765484 gene encoding uncharacterized protein LOC113765484, coding for MGNSNKAVKTYHNFNVRQIPAFDHPLLKNHAILRRPSYHPEEGIIGENDAFDFEGHGEDDKITQLWQLNGRCPEGIRRHQNPSNLKRYAKKKHKNILQISPIDVKRAFAYVQGGKYFGTKAYLNLWKPQVQNQDFSSSQIWILGIPDAKVNSNEAGWMVLPNLNGDNTARPFTYWTVSHYI